In the Campylobacter showae genome, one interval contains:
- a CDS encoding RNB domain-containing ribonuclease: protein MKEFLTKLLDGVSEKEVASSDKEILRNLLNLNAVSQHKDRYYLNNGFVCGKLDISANGTGFLAPYDKRFKQDIIIENKNLNASHYGDIVLAKLLPLKKKRQSAKVVMTLKLANETSVVYTKQIGSVILGVNVKTALSSPLKASQKSLKMLPPGTLLKIGNLNNEIVEVIGNINDPLSDEKISLAVFNKNDEFNEECEAEALAWGDEVDAAMYPQRVDLRELPFCTIDPVDAKDFDDAIYFDEKKREIYVAIADVSEYVTPYSPIDAEAKTRGFSIYFPHKAVPMLPRNLSENICSLKPNTARLAFCFKITLDENCEVVKEELLEAVIVSQRRFNYDEVDQILRGEREDETGWIKPLFALTSSLRKKRLKNAFDFRTQELRMSLDADGGLASTRFETDTDSHRLVEDCMLLANVAAAKRIGKGIFRNHGSPDLRKIQILLEDLSALGFDFVYESDIANLVRKIQAQADAVGNREEIDKLIIKSQKKAEYGAQNLGHFGLGFERYTHFTSPIRRYSDLTLHRLLKAKLRNDEKFFNYLLLNIEATCSNLSELEREADRVAFDFMDRKFARWAKERIGQRFNAYISENQNVAIARLDDEIKGARIFLGAYGANLLQKVIVEITDANIATAEIFGKVVKKIDV from the coding sequence GTGAAAGAATTTTTAACCAAACTACTTGACGGAGTGAGCGAAAAGGAAGTCGCCTCCTCCGATAAAGAAATCCTACGAAATTTACTAAATTTAAACGCCGTAAGCCAGCACAAAGATCGCTACTATCTAAATAACGGCTTTGTCTGCGGCAAACTCGATATAAGCGCGAACGGCACGGGCTTTTTGGCGCCTTACGACAAACGCTTCAAGCAAGATATAATAATAGAAAATAAAAATTTAAACGCCTCGCACTACGGCGACATCGTACTGGCAAAGCTCCTGCCGCTAAAGAAAAAACGCCAAAGCGCCAAAGTCGTAATGACGCTAAAACTCGCCAACGAAACGAGCGTAGTCTATACCAAACAAATAGGCTCGGTAATCCTTGGCGTAAACGTAAAAACCGCGCTTAGCTCGCCACTAAAAGCGTCGCAAAAATCTCTAAAAATGTTGCCGCCAGGCACGCTACTAAAAATCGGCAATCTAAATAACGAAATAGTCGAAGTCATCGGCAATATAAACGACCCACTTAGCGACGAGAAAATCTCGCTCGCCGTATTTAACAAAAACGACGAATTTAACGAGGAGTGCGAAGCCGAAGCGCTCGCGTGGGGCGATGAGGTCGATGCCGCGATGTATCCGCAAAGGGTAGATTTAAGGGAACTGCCTTTTTGTACGATCGATCCCGTCGATGCCAAAGACTTTGACGACGCGATATATTTTGACGAGAAAAAGCGAGAAATTTACGTCGCGATCGCAGACGTTAGCGAATACGTCACTCCCTACTCTCCGATAGATGCAGAGGCCAAAACGCGCGGATTTTCGATATATTTTCCGCATAAAGCCGTGCCGATGCTGCCACGAAATTTGAGCGAAAATATCTGCTCGCTTAAGCCAAATACCGCGCGCCTTGCGTTTTGTTTCAAAATCACGCTAGATGAAAACTGCGAAGTTGTAAAAGAAGAGCTCTTAGAAGCCGTTATCGTCTCACAAAGACGCTTTAACTACGACGAGGTCGATCAAATCTTACGCGGCGAACGCGAGGACGAGACCGGCTGGATCAAGCCTCTTTTCGCGCTCACTTCGAGTCTGCGCAAAAAACGCCTGAAAAACGCGTTTGACTTTAGAACCCAGGAGCTTCGTATGAGCCTTGACGCAGACGGCGGGCTTGCCTCTACAAGATTTGAGACCGACACCGACTCGCACAGACTCGTCGAGGACTGCATGCTGCTAGCCAACGTCGCTGCGGCAAAACGCATCGGTAAAGGCATTTTTAGAAATCACGGCTCGCCGGATCTGCGAAAAATCCAAATTTTGCTCGAAGACCTCAGCGCTCTGGGCTTTGACTTCGTTTATGAGAGCGATATCGCAAATTTGGTTCGCAAAATCCAAGCGCAGGCCGACGCCGTAGGCAACCGCGAGGAGATCGACAAACTCATCATCAAATCGCAAAAAAAGGCCGAATACGGCGCGCAAAATTTAGGCCACTTCGGACTGGGATTTGAGCGCTACACGCACTTTACGAGCCCGATCCGCCGCTACTCCGACCTTACGTTGCACCGCCTTTTAAAGGCCAAACTGCGCAACGACGAGAAATTTTTCAACTACCTGCTTTTAAATATCGAAGCGACTTGCTCAAATTTAAGCGAACTCGAGCGCGAAGCCGACAGGGTCGCGTTTGACTTTATGGATAGAAAATTCGCGCGCTGGGCAAAAGAGCGCATCGGACAGCGATTTAACGCCTATATCAGCGAAAATCAAAACGTCGCGATCGCCAGGCTTGACGACGAGATAAAAGGCGCTAGGATATTTTTGGGCGCGTACGGCGCAAATTTACTACAAAAAGTCATCGTC
- a CDS encoding divergent polysaccharide deacetylase family protein, giving the protein MNSKPRKKAAKRRSKKGRSRGGLKLLLFAFLIACILLVGAFYLLDVRVKVKSDNALIAKIERYFGDKSEPDQKQNLSHKPSLSASNGSEKVTIKDAQAASGVHSRANLTDIKALFDEAEAKGKAKIGDEKAKAEGTSGLNSPNEQAKFDKDGQNAQRIKDKISPEGGNLASRDTSELDGASAKKVGELNLTNLSSKSEPPKSAQSNGDTVKFDGSRAPQRTHIFANSEAVIFDDTPMPQAQNNSLEQALKKEKIHIEFSDANDQGGQVEAKFDAENAPQNSEQNEQEKIEKEKPKKDEKAKFTNSQKTDKKTAPEPNEVKAAVKAGYKPRLVIIIDDVAYKHQTDAIKSVNLKLTPSFFPATSAHPETPVLARRFSFYMIHLPMQALGGFNGAEIGTLTVNDDYEKIAKKLQSIKRDFPDLKYINNHTGSRFTSDAAAMDRLMRAMRDENLIFVDSKTTSPTKVYGAAKKYSMPYIARDVFLDHDGSKAAVRKQLKYAVELAKKRSYAIAIGHPHKNTIEVLQESAKLLQEVEVVYLKDLF; this is encoded by the coding sequence TTGAACTCGAAACCTAGAAAAAAGGCCGCGAAAAGGCGCTCCAAAAAGGGGCGCTCGCGCGGCGGCCTAAAGCTACTACTTTTCGCTTTTCTCATCGCCTGTATCTTGCTTGTCGGGGCGTTTTATTTGCTGGACGTCAGGGTAAAAGTTAAAAGCGATAATGCGCTGATCGCTAAAATCGAGCGGTATTTCGGCGATAAAAGCGAGCCTGATCAAAAGCAAAATTTAAGCCACAAGCCAAGCCTTTCGGCCTCAAACGGCTCCGAAAAAGTCACCATAAAAGACGCGCAAGCCGCATCGGGCGTGCACTCGAGAGCAAATTTGACCGATATAAAGGCGCTTTTTGACGAAGCAGAAGCTAAAGGTAAAGCAAAAATCGGCGACGAAAAAGCTAAGGCAGAGGGAACAAGCGGTTTAAATTCGCCAAACGAGCAAGCTAAATTTGATAAAGACGGACAGAACGCGCAGAGGATAAAGGATAAAATCTCGCCTGAGGGCGGAAATTTAGCCTCCCGCGATACATCCGAGCTTGACGGGGCGAGCGCTAAAAAAGTCGGCGAATTAAATTTGACAAATTTAAGCTCTAAAAGCGAACCCCCTAAATCCGCTCAAAGTAACGGCGATACCGTTAAATTTGATGGCTCTCGAGCGCCTCAAAGAACGCATATTTTTGCAAATTCCGAAGCCGTAATCTTTGACGATACGCCTATGCCGCAGGCGCAAAATAACTCCCTCGAGCAAGCGCTAAAAAAAGAAAAAATCCATATCGAATTTAGCGACGCAAACGATCAGGGGGGGCAGGTCGAGGCGAAATTTGACGCAGAAAACGCGCCGCAAAACTCCGAGCAAAACGAGCAAGAAAAGATCGAAAAAGAAAAGCCTAAAAAGGACGAAAAAGCCAAATTCACAAACTCGCAAAAAACGGATAAAAAAACCGCGCCCGAGCCAAACGAGGTAAAGGCCGCCGTAAAAGCGGGCTACAAACCGCGTCTAGTCATCATCATCGACGACGTGGCGTATAAGCACCAAACAGACGCGATAAAATCGGTAAATCTAAAGCTCACGCCGTCCTTTTTCCCGGCAACCTCCGCCCACCCGGAGACGCCTGTTTTGGCGCGGCGTTTTAGCTTTTATATGATCCACCTGCCTATGCAGGCTCTAGGCGGCTTTAATGGCGCTGAGATCGGCACTCTGACGGTAAACGACGACTACGAAAAGATCGCTAAAAAACTGCAAAGCATCAAGCGAGATTTTCCGGATCTAAAATACATCAACAACCACACAGGCAGTCGCTTTACTAGCGATGCGGCCGCGATGGATAGGCTGATGCGAGCGATGCGGGACGAAAATTTGATCTTCGTCGATAGTAAGACGACCTCGCCGACCAAGGTTTACGGCGCGGCGAAAAAATACTCTATGCCCTACATCGCGCGCGACGTATTTTTGGATCACGACGGCTCAAAAGCAGCGGTGCGAAAGCAGCTAAAATACGCCGTCGAGCTAGCTAAAAAGCGCTCATACGCCATCGCGATCGGCCATCCGCACAAAAACACGATCGAGGTCCTGCAAGAAAGCGCCAAACTCCTGCAAGAGGTCGAGGTCGTCTATCTAAAGGATCTTTTTTGA
- a CDS encoding HDOD domain-containing protein codes for MNESIYKHIKALPPLDDTVVKIQAICRNENSSMNDLSQVVEKDPMLTANVLRSANSPLYGFSREITTVSRAVALFGMATVRGFALSSAVKKSFKINLDPYGITNQDFLNISMIQNALMYNWYSKINASDLAILSPASFMLEVGKIVISNELNESGKAAEFKANLKNISNPFDLSELENKIVEISNETVTAKIFEQWNLESELVDAILYSNNPDDAPEHIKSYSKALKVVKSAVNIFNQLNDDNLQNTLMHLDEYGFAQDKFLEAVAKVKANL; via the coding sequence ATGAACGAATCAATCTATAAACATATAAAAGCTCTTCCGCCGCTTGACGACACGGTCGTAAAAATTCAAGCCATTTGCAGAAACGAAAATAGCTCAATGAACGATCTATCCCAAGTCGTCGAAAAAGACCCGATGCTAACGGCAAACGTCTTACGCTCCGCAAACTCTCCGCTTTACGGATTTAGTAGGGAGATAACGACCGTTTCTAGAGCGGTGGCGCTGTTTGGCATGGCGACGGTTCGCGGTTTCGCCCTATCAAGCGCGGTCAAAAAAAGCTTTAAGATAAATTTGGATCCTTACGGCATCACAAACCAAGATTTCTTAAATATATCCATGATACAAAACGCATTGATGTACAACTGGTACTCGAAAATAAACGCTAGCGATCTTGCGATTTTAAGCCCCGCTTCGTTTATGCTCGAAGTCGGTAAAATCGTCATCTCTAACGAGCTAAATGAATCCGGCAAAGCGGCCGAATTTAAGGCAAATTTGAAAAACATTTCAAATCCTTTCGACCTATCTGAGCTTGAAAACAAAATCGTCGAGATTTCAAACGAAACCGTAACGGCTAAAATTTTCGAGCAGTGGAATCTAGAGTCTGAGCTAGTCGATGCGATTTTGTATTCAAACAACCCAGACGACGCGCCGGAGCACATAAAAAGCTATTCAAAAGCGCTTAAAGTCGTAAAAAGCGCGGTAAATATATTCAACCAGCTAAACGACGATAATCTACAAAACACGCTAATGCATCTCGACGAATACGGCTTTGCGCAAGATAAATTCCTAGAAGCCGTCGCAAAAGTCAAAGCGAATTTGTGA
- the ilvC gene encoding ketol-acid reductoisomerase yields MAVSIYYDKDCDLSLIRSKTVAMIGFGSQGHAHAENLRDSGVKVIVGLAKGGKSWAKAEAKGFEVKTVAEAAKAANVIMILTPDELQAEIFERDIKPNLNEGDAIAFGHGFNVHFGQIKAPEGIDVIMIAPKAPGHTVRSEFVRGGGIPDLIAVEQNASGKAKELALSYASAIGGGRTGIIETTFKDETETDLFGEQAVLCGGLCALVNAGFETLVDAGYEPEMAYFECLHELKLIVDLMYQGGMADMRYSISNTAEYGDYVSGPRVIGEDSKKAMKEILKEIQNGKFAKDFILERKAGYVRMNAERGIAERGLLNQTGKKLRSMMPWISAGKLIDQSKN; encoded by the coding sequence ATGGCAGTAAGTATTTACTATGACAAAGATTGCGATTTAAGCTTGATTAGAAGCAAAACCGTGGCGATGATAGGTTTTGGCTCGCAAGGACACGCGCACGCTGAAAATTTGCGCGATAGCGGCGTAAAGGTGATCGTGGGTCTTGCAAAGGGCGGTAAAAGCTGGGCGAAGGCCGAAGCGAAGGGCTTTGAGGTAAAAACCGTAGCCGAAGCCGCAAAGGCCGCAAACGTCATAATGATACTGACTCCCGACGAGCTTCAAGCCGAAATTTTCGAGCGAGATATAAAGCCGAATTTAAACGAGGGCGACGCGATAGCTTTTGGACACGGTTTTAACGTGCATTTCGGACAGATCAAAGCTCCTGAAGGCATCGACGTCATCATGATCGCCCCAAAAGCGCCCGGCCATACGGTAAGAAGCGAATTTGTGCGAGGCGGCGGCATCCCTGATCTAATCGCCGTAGAGCAAAACGCAAGCGGAAAGGCTAAAGAGCTAGCTCTAAGCTACGCTAGCGCGATCGGCGGCGGCAGAACAGGCATCATTGAGACAACCTTTAAAGACGAGACCGAGACCGATCTTTTCGGCGAGCAGGCGGTGCTTTGCGGCGGGCTTTGCGCACTAGTAAACGCGGGCTTTGAGACTTTAGTCGATGCCGGATACGAGCCTGAGATGGCGTATTTCGAGTGCTTGCACGAGCTAAAACTAATCGTGGATCTAATGTATCAAGGCGGTATGGCGGATATGCGCTACTCTATCTCAAACACCGCAGAGTACGGCGACTACGTGAGCGGACCGCGCGTCATCGGCGAAGACAGCAAAAAAGCGATGAAAGAAATTTTAAAAGAGATCCAAAACGGTAAATTTGCAAAAGACTTCATCCTAGAACGCAAGGCCGGATACGTCCGCATGAACGCAGAGCGCGGTATCGCCGAAAGAGGCCTACTAAATCAAACCGGCAAAAAACTACGCTCCATGATGCCTTGGATCAGTGCCGGCAAACTCATAGATCAAAGCAAAAACTAA
- the ruvX gene encoding Holliday junction resolvase RuvX codes for MSIMAIDVGLKRIGVALAVGQTVMPQTPVLRKNRNQAARDVSAVLREYGAKKLVVGVPLGGSSEDEMRRRIAHFVSLLEFDGEVVYQDEAMSSFEASEIYVEDRRDGRLDSIAAMIILKRYLGL; via the coding sequence ATGAGCATAATGGCCATCGACGTGGGGCTAAAACGTATCGGCGTGGCGCTAGCCGTCGGGCAAACCGTGATGCCGCAAACGCCCGTACTGCGTAAAAATCGCAATCAAGCCGCGCGCGACGTTAGCGCCGTTTTGCGCGAATACGGAGCAAAAAAGCTGGTCGTGGGCGTGCCGCTTGGGGGATCCAGCGAGGATGAGATGCGACGGCGGATCGCACACTTCGTGTCGCTACTGGAATTTGACGGCGAAGTGGTCTATCAGGACGAGGCGATGAGTAGCTTTGAGGCGAGCGAAATTTACGTCGAGGACAGACGCGACGGACGGCTGGATAGTATCGCGGCGATGATTATTTTAAAGCGGTATTTGGGGCTTTGA
- a CDS encoding alpha/beta hydrolase → MKDIVVYIHGKNGSAAEAARYRRLFADSDVLGFDYEARTPWEAKEEFAPYFESILKSRKSVTIVANSIGAFFAMHALRDMRIKKAYFISPIVNMENLILNMMSQANASEEELRDKGELSTKFGEKLSWRYLCYAREHPTLWTVPTHILYGENDDLTSFETICEFANQVGATLTVMKNGEHRFSTAEQMRFLDDWIRHYSR, encoded by the coding sequence ATGAAAGATATAGTCGTATACATACACGGAAAAAATGGAAGCGCGGCAGAAGCAGCCCGCTACCGACGGCTTTTTGCAGATAGCGACGTGCTTGGATTTGATTACGAAGCGCGCACGCCATGGGAGGCGAAAGAGGAATTTGCGCCGTATTTTGAGTCCATCCTTAAAAGCCGCAAATCCGTGACGATCGTAGCAAACAGTATCGGCGCGTTTTTTGCCATGCACGCCTTGCGGGACATGCGTATAAAAAAGGCGTATTTTATCTCCCCTATCGTAAATATGGAAAATTTGATCCTAAACATGATGTCGCAGGCAAACGCGAGCGAGGAGGAGCTGCGAGATAAGGGCGAACTGAGCACAAAATTCGGAGAAAAACTTTCGTGGAGATATCTTTGCTACGCTAGAGAACATCCTACCCTCTGGACTGTGCCGACGCATATTTTATACGGCGAAAACGACGATCTAACATCTTTTGAAACGATTTGCGAGTTTGCAAACCAAGTCGGCGCAACGCTTACCGTCATGAAAAACGGCGAGCATAGATTTAGTACGGCGGAGCAAATGCGGTTTCTGGATGATTGGATACGGCACTATAGCCGGTAG
- the dprA gene encoding DNA-processing protein DprA → MNVLAELPSGLLRLKKPPKKLYFEGNLALLERPMVSIVGSRKASAYTRQCVEALARTLANSGVCVVSGAAIGVDIAAHKGAYPHTVAVFGNGLNKIYPQSNAKIIKEIYQNALALSEYEPGEPPLAYRFLERNRIVVALSQALVVAQADTRSGSMQSARMAKELGVPIFTLPQRLGESDGTNELVASGAANLINDFDEFALRFGGKPASAQDDEVIKFCKNGASLDTALAKFGDKIYEYELEGKVRISGLTVFAE, encoded by the coding sequence TTGAACGTCTTAGCCGAGCTTCCTAGCGGTCTTTTGCGTCTTAAAAAGCCGCCGAAAAAGCTCTATTTCGAGGGAAATTTGGCTCTGCTTGAGCGCCCGATGGTCTCGATCGTGGGTTCAAGAAAGGCAAGCGCCTACACCAGGCAGTGCGTAGAGGCGCTGGCTAGGACGCTGGCAAACAGCGGCGTTTGCGTAGTTAGCGGTGCGGCTATCGGCGTGGATATCGCCGCGCACAAGGGCGCGTATCCGCATACGGTCGCCGTTTTTGGCAACGGACTAAATAAAATCTACCCGCAAAGCAACGCCAAAATCATCAAAGAAATCTACCAAAATGCGCTGGCTCTTAGCGAGTATGAACCAGGCGAACCGCCGCTTGCATATAGATTTTTGGAGCGAAACCGCATCGTGGTCGCGCTCTCGCAGGCCCTGGTCGTGGCGCAGGCCGATACCAGAAGTGGCTCAATGCAAAGCGCGCGCATGGCAAAGGAGCTTGGCGTGCCGATATTTACGCTGCCTCAGCGCCTAGGCGAGAGCGACGGGACGAACGAGCTGGTCGCTAGCGGCGCGGCAAATTTGATAAACGATTTTGACGAATTTGCGCTTCGTTTCGGCGGCAAACCTGCGTCTGCGCAAGACGACGAGGTGATAAAATTTTGCAAAAACGGCGCGAGTCTCGATACGGCCTTGGCGAAATTCGGCGATAAAATTTACGAATACGAACTGGAAGGCAAAGTGCGAATATCTGGGCTTACGGTATTTGCGGAGTAA